The Rhinoderma darwinii isolate aRhiDar2 chromosome 11, aRhiDar2.hap1, whole genome shotgun sequence genome window below encodes:
- the LOC142663081 gene encoding uncharacterized protein LOC142663081 — protein sequence MGGLPADVLLGNDIGELQCHFVGAVTRNQAAQAQRISDFTVEQHPGPPTELVRATSTASTLRDFWDREEFRQEIEGDQTLAAIKLRAETGQEGENGDRITRDKGLYYRLVEARGGVNPEATTRQLIVPQKYRLQLLQLAHDIPLSGHQGRKRTEKRITHNFYWPGVSQSVVRYCRTCDVCQRMRHPGARHNVPLQSLPIIEEPFQRVAVDIIGPLAHPSRTGKRFILTVVDYATRYPEAVALSSITAMKVAEALVTIFTRVGFPSEILSDQGTQFMSDLVQSLWHTCGVRAIRTTPYHPQTNGLCERFNGTLKNMLRAFADTERDWEQYLPHLLFAYREVPQESTGFSPFELLYGRKVRGPLTLLKEYWEGEITDTGVPVIPYVLEFRDRLTRLTTLAKEHLQQAQYRQKTWYDRKARTREFIEGQQVLMINAVPANKLQATRDGPYRVIRKLNDTNYVIAMDPSGRRQKTVHINMLKEYHDRSLPVLAICCPPSDKEGDDSLPDLLHLSRAGGTLNQVPLGLHLSDIQKDDILALLGPRASAFSSAPGRTTLTSHHVETQGQRPIQQAPYRVPEAVRDMIKSELADMKQLGIIRPSQSPWASPVVLVPKKDGTTRFCVDYRRLNDATKSDAYPMPRIDDLLDRLASARFVTTLDLSKGYWQIPLTENARERSAFITPFGLFEFLGMPFGMKNAPATFQRLVDRLLEQCQDFACAYLDDIAIFSTSWEEHLKHLGIVLDHILAAGLTIRPDKCQLGMAEVQYLGHRVGGGTLRPEPAKVEAISNWPTPQTKKQVLAFLGTASYYRKFVSHFSALAKPLNDLTRKNMPRMVKWAPACEEAFTALKTALTTAPVLAAPDYKRRFLVQTDASTYGIGAVLSQIDAAGHEHPVAFISRKLLDREVAYATIEKECLAIVWALKKLQPYLYGRDFTIVTDHNPLTWLNRVSGDNGRLLRWSLSLQPYSFSIQYKRGSQHQNADGLSRQEEP from the coding sequence ATGGGTGGACTTCCCGCGGATGTTCTCCTTGGGAATGACATTGGGGAATTACAGTGCCATTTTGTGGGAGCTGTCACCCGTAACCAAGCTGCCCAAGCACAAAGAATTTCTGATTTTACTGTGGAGCAGCATCCAGGACCCCCAACTGAACTGGTAAGAGCTACATCTACTGCTTCTACATTGAGAGACTTTTGGGACCGGGAAGAGTTTAGGCAAGAAATAGAAGGTGATCAGACCTTGGCAGCTATTAAACTAAGGGCAGAAACTGGGCAGGAGGGAGAGAATGGCGATAGGATCACCAGGGATAAGGGATTGTATTATCGGTTAGTAGAGGCCCGGGGTGGGGTCAACCCTGAAGCGACTACCAGGCAACTCATTGTCCCCCAAAAGTATAGGCTGCAGCTACTCCAACTGGCTCATGACATCCCCTTATCGGGTCATCAAGGTAGGAAACGGACAGAGAAAAGAATCACCcacaacttttactggcctggcGTTTCACAATCAGTAGTTCGATACTGCCGTACCTGTGATGTGTGCCAACGGATGCGACATCCAGGTGCTCGTCACAATGTACCCCTGCAATCCCTGCCAATCATTGAGGAGCCATTTCAGCGTGTAGCTGTGGATATAATAGGACCTTTGGCGCACCCCAGCAGAACAGGGAAACGGTTTATTCTGACGGTGGTGGATTATGCCACCCGCTATCCTGAGGCCGTGGCTCTGTCCAGCATTACAGCCATGAAGGTAGCAGAGGCTCTTGTTACCATCTTTACCCGAGTAGGGTTCCCCAGTGAAATACTATCAGACCAAGGAACTCAGTTCATGTCAGACCTGGTCCAGTCTCTCTGGCACACCTGTGGCGTCCGAGCCATTCGCACCACCCCATACCACCCCCAAACCAATGGACTGTGTGAACGTTTCAATGGAACCCTAAAAAATATGCTTCGCGCCTTTGCAGACACTGAACGGGACTGGGAGCAATATCTGCCACATCTCCTGTTTGCCTACCGGGAGGTGCCCCAAGAGTCAACCGGATTTTCCCCTTTCGAACTGCTCTACGGTCGGAAGGTCCGTGGGCCCCTGACCCTTCTAAAGGAATACTGGGAGGGAGAGATCACCGACACTGGAGTACCTGTCATTCCGTATGTTCTGGAATTTCGAGATCGCCTTACACGACTAACTACCTTGGCTAAAGAACACCTGCAACAGGCCCAGTACCGCCAGAAGACCTGGTATGATCGGAAAGCCAGGACCCGTGAGTTTATTGAAGGACAACAAGTGCTTATGATTAACGCTGTCCCTGCCAACAAGCTGCAAGCAACACGGGATGGTCCTTACCGAGTTATCCGAAAACTTAATGACACTAACTACGTCATTGCCATGGACCCTAGTGGCCGGCGACAAAAGACGGTCCACATCAACATGCTGAAAGAGTACCACGACCGATCCCTGCCTGTTTTGGCTATCTGCTGTCCCCCTAGTGATAAGGAAGGAGACGACTCCCTACCAGACCTTCTGCATCTGTCTCGAGCTGGGGGTACTCTGAACCAAGTGCCCCTAGGACTCCATCTGTCAGATATCCAAAAGGATGATATTCTCGCCTTGCTGGGACCAAGAGCTTCCGCTTTCTCCTCAGCACCTGGACGGACAACTCTCACCAGTCACCATGTGGAAACTCAAGGGCAACGCCCCATCCAGCAGGCCCCCTACCGAGTTCCAGAGGCTGTTCGGGACATGATCAAAAGTGAACTGGCGGACATGAAACAACTTGGGATTATTAGGCCTTCCCAGAGCCCCTGGGCATCCCCTGTGGTACTGGTGCCCAAAAAGGATGGCACAACGCGATTCTGCGTAGATTACCGGCGCCTAAACgatgccaccaaaagtgacgcgtACCCTATGCCCCGGATTGACGATCTACTGGATCGGCTAGCCAGTGCTCGATTTGTAACTACATTAGACTTGAGCAAGGGGTACTGGCAGATACCCCTAACAGAGAATGCCCGGGAGCGATCTGCGTTTATTACCCCCTTTGGACTCTTTGAGTTCTTGGGAATGCCCTTTGGGATGAAAAATGCCCCAGCAACCTTCCAAAGATTGGTAGACCGGCTGCTAGAACAATGTCAGGACTTTGCCTGTGCATACTTGGATGATATTGCCATTTTCAGCACATCATGGGAGGAACATCTTAAACACTTGGGCATAGTGCTAGACCATATTCTCGCAGCAGGACTGACAATTCGCCCTGATAAATGCCAGTTGGGTATGGCTGAGGTGCAGTATCTGGGGCACAGAGTAGGAGGTGGGACCCTAAGACCTGAGCCTGCCAAGGTGGAAGCCATTAGCAACTGGCCTACCCCTCAAACTAAGAAACAAGTACTGGCCTTTTTGGGGACCGCTAGTTACTACCGAAAATTTGTTTCTCATTTCAGTGCCCTGGCAAAGCCCCTAAATGACCTGACCCGCAAAAACATGCCAAGAATGGTGAAGTGGGCACCTGCCTGCGAGGAAGCCTTTACAGCATTAAAGACGGctctcaccactgcccctgtcttgGCCGCACCAGACTACAAGCGCAGGTTCCTTGTGCAGACAGATGCGTCCACTTACGGGATTGGAGCAGTTCTTAGCCAGATAGATGCGGCTGGGCATGAGCATCCAGTTGCTTTCATAAGTCGTAAACTCCTGGATCGGGAAGTTGCCTATGCTACTATTGAAAAAGAGTGCCTTGCCATCGTATGGGCTCTCAAAAAATTACAGCCATACCTGTATGGCAGAGACTTTACCATTGTAACGGATCACAACCCCCTCACATGGCTGAACCGAGTGTCAGGGGACAATGGACGATTACTGCGGTGGAGCCTGTCCTTACAACCTTACAGCTTCTCCATCCAATACAAACGGGGAAGCCAACACCAGAACGCTGATGGACTGTCCCGACAAGAAGAGCCATAG